Proteins encoded together in one Streptomyces umbrinus window:
- a CDS encoding LacI family DNA-binding transcriptional regulator produces the protein MAKVTRDDVARLAGTSTAVVSYVINNGPRPVAPATRERVLAAIKELGYRPDRVAQAMASRRTDLIGLIVPDARQPFFGEMAHAVEQAASERGKMVLVGNSDYVGEREVHYLRAFLGMRVSGLILVSHALNDLAAAEIEAWDARVVLLHERPEAIDDVAVVTDDIGGAQLATSHLLEHGYEYVACLGGVAETPTVGDPVSDHVEGWRRAMHEAGRSTEGRLFEALYNRYDAYKVGLELLAGPDRPPAIFCSTDDQAVGLLRAARELRIDVPGELAVAGFDDIKEAALTDPPLTTIASDRSAMARAAVDLVLDDGLRVAGARRERLKLFPSQLVVRRSCGCE, from the coding sequence GTGGCCAAGGTGACTCGGGATGACGTAGCACGACTGGCAGGGACGTCGACTGCCGTCGTCAGTTACGTCATCAACAACGGACCCCGGCCGGTTGCCCCGGCCACGCGCGAGCGTGTCCTCGCCGCGATCAAGGAGCTGGGGTATCGGCCCGACCGGGTTGCCCAGGCCATGGCGTCGAGGCGTACGGACCTCATAGGCCTGATCGTGCCGGACGCGCGCCAGCCCTTCTTCGGGGAGATGGCGCACGCGGTCGAACAGGCCGCGTCCGAGCGCGGGAAAATGGTGCTCGTCGGCAATTCCGACTATGTCGGCGAGCGCGAGGTCCACTATCTGCGGGCCTTTCTCGGAATGCGGGTCTCGGGGCTCATCCTCGTCAGCCACGCGCTGAACGATCTGGCCGCCGCCGAGATCGAGGCGTGGGACGCCCGGGTGGTGCTGCTGCACGAGCGGCCCGAGGCCATCGACGACGTCGCCGTCGTCACGGACGACATAGGCGGCGCCCAGCTCGCGACAAGTCATCTTCTCGAGCACGGGTACGAGTACGTCGCCTGTCTGGGCGGTGTCGCGGAGACCCCCACCGTCGGTGACCCCGTCTCCGACCACGTGGAGGGCTGGCGGCGTGCGATGCACGAGGCCGGGCGCTCGACGGAGGGTCGCCTCTTCGAGGCGCTCTACAACCGGTACGACGCGTACAAGGTGGGGCTTGAGCTGCTGGCCGGGCCGGATCGGCCGCCGGCGATCTTCTGTTCCACGGACGACCAGGCGGTCGGGTTGTTGCGGGCCGCGCGTGAGCTTCGGATCGATGTGCCGGGGGAGTTGGCTGTCGCCGGGTTCGACGACATCAAGGAAGCGGCGTTGACCGATCCGCCGCTGACCACGATCGCGAGCGATCGGTCTGCGATGGCTCGGGCTGCGGTGGATCTTGTGCTTGACGATGGGCTGCGGGTCGCTGGCGCTCGGCGGGAGCGGTTGAAGTTGTTTCCGTCGCAGTTGGTTGTGCGGCGGTCTTGTGGGTGTGAGTAG
- a CDS encoding sensor histidine kinase: protein MKRVVRRFTSLPIRTRLSLLVAAAVAFAVAAVSVTCWFIVQGKLYDQVDDDLQAASTPQPYSQVVAALESCAQTPLPKNEDFGARDTYYLQLVKADGTPCVSVNSEGTVKVTSDDTDVIKNADDKNGIFRNGTDTDGNAVRILTVPLTVTQGPSRPQLYADTALLIGVPLKSTQSTLNDLALILLLVSGIGVLGAGAAGLAVARAGLRPVDKLTEAVEHVARTEDLSVRIPVEEESEDEVARLSRSFNSMTSALASSRELQQQLIADAGHELRTPLTSLRTNIELLTRSEETGRPIPEADRKALLASVKAQMTELAALIGDLQTLSRSDAGTPADRVQVVSLQDTVEAALRRARLRGPELTITANVDPWFVRAEPSALERAIVNILDNAVKFSPEGGTVDVALKDGELTVRDHGPGIPADELPHVFDRFWRSPSARALPGSGLGLSIVARTVQQAGGDVALSPAEGGGTVATIRLPGAPTPPPALD, encoded by the coding sequence GTGAAGCGCGTAGTACGCCGGTTCACCTCCCTCCCGATCCGGACCCGGCTGTCGCTTCTGGTCGCGGCGGCGGTGGCGTTCGCGGTGGCGGCCGTTTCTGTGACGTGCTGGTTCATCGTCCAGGGGAAGCTGTACGACCAGGTCGACGACGACCTGCAAGCGGCTTCCACGCCTCAGCCGTACTCACAGGTCGTTGCCGCACTGGAGAGCTGCGCCCAGACACCGCTGCCGAAGAATGAGGACTTCGGCGCCCGGGACACCTACTACCTGCAACTGGTCAAGGCGGACGGAACGCCCTGCGTCTCGGTGAACTCCGAAGGCACGGTCAAGGTCACCAGCGACGACACGGACGTGATCAAGAACGCGGACGACAAAAACGGGATCTTCCGAAACGGAACCGACACCGACGGGAACGCCGTACGCATCCTGACGGTCCCTCTGACCGTCACTCAGGGCCCGAGCCGGCCGCAGCTGTACGCGGACACGGCACTCCTCATCGGCGTGCCCCTCAAGAGCACCCAAAGCACCCTCAACGACCTGGCCCTCATCCTGCTCCTCGTCTCCGGCATCGGAGTTCTCGGCGCCGGCGCCGCCGGTCTCGCGGTCGCCCGTGCGGGCCTGCGGCCGGTCGACAAGCTCACCGAAGCCGTGGAACACGTGGCCCGCACCGAGGACCTCTCCGTGCGCATCCCGGTGGAGGAGGAGAGCGAGGACGAGGTCGCCCGGCTCTCCCGTTCCTTCAACTCGATGACCAGCGCCCTGGCCAGCTCCCGCGAGCTGCAACAGCAACTCATCGCCGACGCCGGTCACGAACTGCGTACCCCCCTCACCTCCCTCCGTACGAACATCGAGCTGCTCACCCGCAGTGAGGAGACGGGGCGGCCCATCCCCGAGGCGGACCGCAAGGCGCTGCTCGCCTCCGTCAAGGCGCAGATGACCGAACTGGCCGCTTTGATCGGGGACTTGCAGACGCTGTCGCGGTCGGACGCGGGGACGCCGGCGGACCGCGTACAGGTGGTGTCGTTGCAGGACACCGTGGAGGCGGCCCTGCGCCGGGCCCGTCTGCGCGGCCCGGAGCTGACGATCACCGCGAACGTGGACCCCTGGTTCGTACGGGCGGAGCCCTCCGCGCTGGAGCGGGCCATCGTGAACATCCTCGACAACGCGGTGAAGTTCAGCCCCGAGGGCGGCACGGTCGACGTCGCCCTCAAGGACGGCGAACTGACCGTACGGGACCACGGCCCGGGCATCCCCGCCGACGAACTCCCGCACGTCTTCGACCGCTTCTGGCGCTCACCGAGTGCAAGGGCACTCCCCGGCTCGGGCCTGGGCCTGTCCATCGTGGCCCGTACGGTCCAACAGGCGGGCGGCGACGTGGCGTTGAGCCCGGCCGAGGGCGGCGGCACGGTGGCGACGATCCGGTTGCCCGGCGCACCGACACCGCCGCCCGCGCTGGACTGA
- a CDS encoding DUF397 domain-containing protein, whose protein sequence is MTRTLDLSTAIWRKSSYSEGGDNDCVEVADGYPGIVPVRDSKFPQGPALVFGAEPWALFLGNVSRGSGAKAR, encoded by the coding sequence ATGACGCGCACCCTCGATCTCAGCACTGCGATATGGCGCAAGTCGAGCTACAGCGAGGGAGGAGACAACGACTGCGTCGAGGTCGCCGACGGCTACCCCGGCATAGTCCCCGTCCGCGACAGCAAGTTCCCGCAGGGCCCCGCCCTGGTCTTCGGGGCGGAGCCCTGGGCCCTCTTCCTCGGGAACGTCAGTCGGGGATCAGGCGCCAAAGCGAGGTGA
- a CDS encoding trypsin-like serine protease: protein MIRALRDRWRRPVTAFPAAALALALSCASVLAAQPATAADDPTGGLPDANLSQPAKPTASAKELRDRIVAAAKATGETPADASPSKSPFIIGGGETTIASAPWMVQLGYSDPATGNGYFCGGTLVAPNKVLTAAHCVAGLDWVSNGAVLAGTTDLDDYATGTPAGVFRQWTHPRYNDATAQNDIAVLTLDRPLEQQWLRLAASDDSALYKAGTAATVYGWGLTSGAEDATLSTKLKKASLPLVADSTCNSAMQTVLGDDEFIEGSMTCAGTPATGADEGTDSPCNGDSGGPLVVGDKIVGIVSWGVAGCTGKGAYPVFTKVSSYAWAAQPRVDDTDLTYDGRADLLARTPSGGLFQQDSKGTSLAQRAYQGNGWQTATWVLQADLDRDFYQDLIVRDKTDGKLYRSYMDHAVGDWTWMQISSVWGGYKSYAIPGDMTGDARPDLLAVDADGSVYLYPGRGNGEFYGKVKVVSGSWKNVKIFGHGDLSGDGKPDLLVRSTDGTLWLYRGTGKEKTPWSARIKARTGWNFTSYVSNGDVTGDGVADIMARDSGGTLWLYRGTNKASSDLFAARTSLGTGFNQYNLLF, encoded by the coding sequence GTGATACGTGCCCTGCGCGACCGTTGGAGACGCCCCGTCACGGCGTTCCCCGCGGCCGCTCTCGCGCTGGCGCTGAGTTGCGCCAGCGTCCTCGCGGCCCAGCCCGCGACAGCGGCGGACGACCCCACCGGGGGTCTGCCCGACGCGAACCTCTCGCAGCCCGCGAAGCCGACCGCCTCCGCCAAGGAGCTGCGCGACCGGATCGTCGCGGCGGCGAAGGCGACCGGCGAGACCCCCGCGGACGCCTCGCCCAGCAAGTCACCGTTCATCATCGGCGGCGGTGAGACCACCATCGCCAGTGCCCCGTGGATGGTCCAGCTCGGCTACTCCGACCCGGCCACCGGCAACGGCTACTTCTGCGGCGGCACCCTCGTCGCCCCGAACAAGGTCCTCACGGCCGCCCACTGCGTCGCGGGCCTCGACTGGGTGAGCAACGGCGCCGTCCTGGCCGGCACCACCGACCTCGACGACTACGCCACCGGCACCCCCGCAGGCGTCTTCCGCCAGTGGACCCACCCCCGCTACAACGACGCCACCGCCCAGAACGACATCGCGGTGCTCACCCTGGACCGCCCGCTGGAACAGCAGTGGCTGCGCCTGGCCGCGTCCGACGACAGCGCGCTCTACAAGGCCGGCACCGCGGCCACTGTCTACGGCTGGGGCCTGACCTCCGGCGCCGAGGACGCCACCCTCTCGACGAAGCTGAAGAAGGCGAGCCTGCCGCTGGTCGCCGACTCCACCTGCAACAGCGCCATGCAGACGGTCCTCGGCGACGACGAGTTCATCGAGGGCTCGATGACCTGCGCGGGCACCCCCGCGACCGGCGCCGACGAGGGCACCGACAGCCCCTGCAACGGCGACTCCGGCGGCCCCCTGGTCGTCGGCGACAAGATCGTCGGCATCGTCTCCTGGGGCGTCGCGGGCTGCACCGGCAAGGGCGCCTACCCGGTCTTCACCAAGGTCAGCTCCTACGCCTGGGCGGCCCAGCCGCGCGTCGACGACACCGACCTGACGTACGACGGCCGCGCCGACCTGCTGGCCCGCACGCCCTCGGGCGGCCTCTTCCAGCAGGACAGCAAGGGCACCTCGCTGGCCCAGCGCGCCTACCAGGGCAACGGCTGGCAGACCGCCACCTGGGTCCTCCAGGCCGACCTGGACCGGGACTTCTACCAGGACCTGATCGTCCGCGACAAGACCGACGGCAAGCTGTACCGCAGCTACATGGACCACGCCGTCGGCGACTGGACCTGGATGCAGATCAGTTCGGTCTGGGGCGGCTACAAGTCGTATGCGATCCCCGGCGACATGACGGGCGACGCCCGCCCGGACCTGCTCGCGGTGGACGCCGACGGCTCGGTCTACCTCTACCCGGGACGCGGCAACGGCGAGTTCTACGGCAAGGTCAAGGTCGTCAGCGGCTCCTGGAAGAACGTGAAGATCTTCGGCCACGGCGACCTCTCCGGCGACGGCAAGCCCGACCTCCTCGTCCGCTCCACGGACGGCACCCTCTGGCTCTACCGCGGCACGGGCAAGGAGAAGACCCCCTGGTCGGCCCGCATCAAGGCCCGTACCGGCTGGAACTTCACCTCGTACGTCTCCAACGGCGACGTGACGGGTGACGGCGTGGCCGACATCATGGCCCGCGACTCGGGCGGCACGCTCTGGCTCTACCGCGGCACGAACAAGGCGTCCAGCGACCTCTTCGCCGCCCGCACCAGCCTGGGAACGGGCTTCAACCAGTACAACTTGCTGTTCTAG
- a CDS encoding S1C family serine protease: MTESFRRSGEYPQGEQQQSAYTQGDAQQSAYPQQPYASAHPASSSSDSSTFSGSSVNPEWPPPPAYEPAQQGAAPTALLTEPVSPAPAAPRKRAKGPLALLAAVAIAAAAVGGGTAYAFQELTGSDTVASSSTSTSVVPTSEKGSVAGVAKAVSPSIVEISATSNAGQSTGSGVIITSGGEIITNNHVVSGASEIKVQLSNGKSYTAKVVGTDSKKDLALIKLENAPSGLTVATLGDSAGVKVGDQVVAIGSPEGLTGTVTSGIVSALNRDVTVSTDESQGQQQQQQGGGSGQWPFEFGGQEFNGDTGSSTTTYKALQTDASLNPGNSGGALIDMNGNIIGINSAMYSAADATSSSAGSVGLGFAIPINTVKADLDTLRAGGSDS, encoded by the coding sequence ATGACCGAGAGCTTCCGCCGCAGCGGCGAGTACCCCCAGGGCGAACAGCAGCAGTCCGCGTACACGCAGGGCGACGCGCAGCAGTCCGCGTACCCCCAGCAGCCGTACGCCTCCGCGCACCCCGCGAGCTCCTCCTCCGACTCCTCCACCTTCTCCGGTTCCTCCGTGAACCCGGAGTGGCCGCCCCCGCCGGCGTACGAGCCGGCGCAGCAGGGCGCCGCTCCCACGGCCCTCCTCACCGAGCCCGTCTCCCCGGCTCCCGCCGCTCCCCGCAAGCGCGCCAAGGGTCCGCTGGCGCTGCTGGCCGCCGTGGCGATAGCCGCCGCGGCCGTGGGCGGCGGTACCGCGTACGCCTTCCAGGAGCTGACCGGCAGCGACACGGTGGCGAGCAGCAGCACCAGCACCAGCGTCGTGCCCACCAGTGAGAAGGGCAGCGTCGCCGGGGTCGCCAAGGCGGTCAGCCCGAGCATCGTCGAGATCAGCGCCACCTCGAACGCCGGCCAGTCCACCGGTTCCGGCGTGATCATCACCAGCGGCGGCGAGATCATCACCAACAACCACGTGGTCTCGGGCGCCTCCGAGATCAAGGTCCAGCTGAGCAACGGCAAGTCGTACACCGCGAAGGTCGTCGGCACCGACAGCAAGAAGGACCTCGCGCTCATCAAGCTGGAGAACGCGCCGTCCGGTCTGACGGTCGCGACGCTCGGCGACTCCGCGGGCGTCAAGGTCGGCGACCAGGTCGTGGCGATCGGCTCCCCCGAGGGCCTGACCGGCACGGTCACCAGCGGCATCGTCTCCGCCCTCAACCGTGACGTCACCGTCTCCACGGACGAGAGCCAGGGCCAGCAGCAGCAACAGCAGGGCGGCGGCAGCGGTCAGTGGCCGTTCGAGTTCGGCGGCCAGGAGTTCAACGGCGACACCGGCTCGTCCACGACCACCTACAAGGCCCTCCAGACCGACGCGTCCCTCAACCCGGGCAACTCCGGCGGCGCGCTGATCGACATGAACGGCAACATCATCGGCATCAACTCCGCGATGTACTCCGCCGCGGACGCCACCTCGTCGAGCGCCGGCAGCGTGGGCCTCGGGTTCGCCATCCCGATCAACACCGTCAAGGCCGATCTGGACACCCTGCGGGCCGGCGGCTCCGACAGCTGA
- a CDS encoding class I SAM-dependent methyltransferase — MSTTPTITWPEDRSDRTDQSDRSDQPARSARWHSESCAPPPRRVVVADDRTKAATAYQLACEGTALLWQGDFHNARQLLKSMSRRIERKSNPTRPDATPAESFHLHRRARGHRARVLGRLLVLLEDDHSLTLRRAPDVRRACTEAYGPPRGDRAVSLTELLGVIGAHQWREKGVEVPAVGAGMRIHPHYGVFSPVRGEYIDLVAKAPLPANPRTAFDLGTGTGVLAAVLARRGLSHVVATDISARALACARENAERLGLADRIEVTGPDLYPEGRADLVVCNPPWLPARPTSTVEQGVYDPDGTMLHGFLNGLAAHLNPGGEGWLVLSDLAEHLGLRKREDLLTAITTAGLRVTTRLDTSPRHPRARDTTDPLHRARTAEVTSLWRLIPD, encoded by the coding sequence GTGTCCACGACGCCCACGATCACTTGGCCCGAAGACCGATCCGACCGAACTGATCAATCCGACCGATCTGATCAGCCGGCCCGATCCGCCCGCTGGCACTCGGAGAGCTGCGCTCCGCCTCCCCGCCGGGTCGTCGTCGCCGACGACCGCACGAAGGCCGCCACCGCATACCAACTGGCCTGCGAGGGAACGGCGTTGCTGTGGCAGGGCGACTTCCACAACGCGCGTCAGCTGCTCAAGTCGATGAGCCGCCGCATCGAGCGGAAGTCGAACCCCACCCGGCCCGATGCCACCCCGGCCGAGTCCTTCCACCTCCACCGCCGGGCCCGCGGCCACCGTGCCCGCGTACTGGGCAGACTCCTGGTCCTCCTGGAGGACGACCACTCCCTGACCCTGCGCCGGGCGCCCGACGTACGCCGGGCGTGCACCGAGGCGTACGGGCCCCCGCGAGGCGACCGAGCGGTCTCCCTGACGGAGCTGCTGGGTGTCATCGGGGCACATCAGTGGCGCGAGAAGGGTGTGGAGGTGCCGGCCGTGGGAGCCGGCATGCGCATCCATCCCCACTACGGCGTGTTCTCCCCGGTCAGAGGTGAGTACATCGACCTGGTGGCAAAGGCACCGCTGCCCGCGAACCCCCGTACGGCGTTCGATCTCGGTACGGGAACGGGGGTGCTGGCCGCCGTACTGGCCCGCCGGGGCCTCTCCCACGTCGTGGCGACCGACATCAGCGCGCGTGCGCTGGCCTGCGCCCGCGAGAACGCCGAGCGGCTGGGCCTCGCCGACCGCATCGAGGTCACAGGCCCCGACCTCTATCCCGAGGGCCGCGCCGACCTGGTGGTCTGCAATCCGCCCTGGCTCCCCGCCCGCCCGACCTCGACCGTCGAACAGGGCGTCTACGACCCGGACGGCACGATGCTCCACGGGTTCCTGAACGGCCTGGCCGCCCACCTCAACCCAGGAGGCGAGGGCTGGCTCGTCCTGTCCGACCTGGCGGAACACCTGGGCCTCAGGAAACGCGAGGACCTACTGACCGCCATCACCACGGCGGGCCTACGCGTGACGACCCGCCTCGACACGAGCCCCCGCCACCCCCGGGCCCGGGACACCACGGACCCTCTCCACCGCGCCCGAACCGCCGAAGTCACCTCGCTTTGGCGCCTGATCCCCGACTGA
- a CDS encoding RNA polymerase sigma factor, translated as MRTRIRAGDSSAFAELFDAYARAVYNHAFRLTADWSTAEDVMAATFMEAWRLRDRVDPEGGSLRPWLLGIATNTARNQYRSNRRYRRAANAAAAAELAVPDHAEEVADRVDDRHRLATALTALATLRRPEREVITLCLGEGLDYEAAAEALGIPVGTVASRLSRARKKLRSIAEAQLALPQLAVSQGELGRPVSGIAFKKVREKREGPGPVRQTRGDHVNAIRPAQEGNR; from the coding sequence ATGCGAACCCGGATACGGGCCGGGGACTCGAGCGCTTTCGCCGAACTCTTCGACGCGTACGCCCGTGCGGTCTACAACCACGCGTTCCGGCTGACCGCCGACTGGTCGACGGCCGAGGACGTGATGGCCGCGACCTTCATGGAGGCGTGGCGGCTGCGCGACAGGGTCGACCCGGAGGGCGGCTCGCTGCGGCCCTGGTTGCTGGGCATCGCCACGAACACGGCTCGCAACCAGTACCGCAGCAACCGGCGCTACCGCCGAGCCGCGAACGCCGCCGCCGCGGCCGAGCTCGCCGTGCCCGACCACGCCGAGGAGGTCGCCGACCGCGTCGACGACCGGCACCGGCTCGCCACGGCCCTCACCGCGCTCGCGACCCTGCGCAGACCGGAGCGCGAGGTCATCACGCTCTGCCTGGGGGAGGGCCTGGACTATGAGGCCGCGGCGGAGGCGCTCGGCATTCCCGTCGGGACGGTCGCCTCCCGCCTCTCCCGCGCCCGCAAGAAACTGCGCTCGATCGCCGAGGCTCAGCTCGCCCTGCCCCAACTTGCCGTGAGCCAGGGGGAGTTGGGGCGTCCTGTCTCCGGCATCGCGTTCAAGAAAGTTCGCGAAAAACGGGAAGGCCCCGGCCCCGTACGACAGACAAGAGGCGATCACGTAAATGCGATCCGGCCCGCACAGGAAGGAAACCGATGA
- a CDS encoding CU044_5270 family protein has product MNANTSRQHPAEWDQEAQLLSQTARDLPTGRHQFHKERLMAQIHEQVQREERTATTGMTAAAPQKARRFRLPRPAITLPAMAAALSAVVIAGVVTVGGDGSGVRDSGVATGPALTTDVGTASAKGVPQLLDQISLAAAEGDHPTVKPGQYIYIESVLADTFVKTVDDKSSLASHELHRRQIWESPDGVKGWLIDPAVNEGPEGETLSLPDEQGNTPKAHLGSPSYDYLTKLTTDPDALLAKIYKETKGQGNTPDQQAFTTIGDLLAESYPPAELYPALFEAAAKIPGVVVVDDAVDAAGRHGVAVARLDETSGQREEWIFDKKTHVYLGARNVQVRQLKEEGVLVKPGTVNFTMAIKNRAVVDGMKQTPSQAG; this is encoded by the coding sequence ATGAACGCGAACACGTCCCGGCAGCACCCTGCCGAGTGGGACCAGGAGGCACAGCTCCTGTCCCAGACGGCGCGTGACCTGCCGACGGGCCGCCACCAGTTCCACAAGGAGCGTCTGATGGCCCAGATCCACGAGCAGGTCCAGCGGGAAGAGCGCACGGCGACTACGGGGATGACCGCCGCGGCCCCTCAGAAGGCCCGGCGATTCCGGCTGCCGCGCCCCGCGATCACGCTGCCCGCGATGGCGGCCGCCCTGTCCGCGGTGGTCATCGCCGGAGTGGTGACGGTCGGCGGTGACGGCAGCGGGGTACGGGACAGCGGTGTGGCCACCGGACCGGCCCTGACCACCGACGTCGGTACCGCGTCCGCGAAGGGCGTGCCCCAGCTGCTCGACCAGATCTCGCTGGCGGCGGCCGAGGGCGACCACCCGACCGTCAAGCCCGGTCAGTACATCTACATCGAGTCCGTGCTGGCCGACACCTTCGTGAAGACCGTCGACGACAAGTCCAGCCTGGCCAGCCACGAACTGCACCGCCGGCAGATCTGGGAGTCCCCGGACGGCGTCAAGGGCTGGCTGATCGACCCCGCCGTCAACGAGGGCCCCGAGGGCGAGACCCTGAGCCTGCCCGACGAGCAGGGCAACACCCCGAAGGCGCACCTGGGCAGCCCGTCGTACGACTACCTGACCAAGCTGACCACCGACCCCGACGCACTCCTTGCCAAGATCTACAAGGAGACCAAGGGCCAGGGGAACACCCCCGACCAGCAGGCCTTCACCACCATCGGTGACCTCCTCGCCGAGAGCTACCCGCCGGCCGAGCTCTACCCGGCGCTGTTCGAGGCCGCCGCCAAGATCCCGGGCGTCGTCGTCGTCGACGACGCGGTGGACGCCGCCGGTCGCCACGGGGTGGCGGTGGCCCGGCTGGACGAGACCAGCGGGCAGCGCGAGGAGTGGATCTTCGACAAGAAGACCCATGTCTACCTCGGTGCGCGCAATGTCCAGGTGAGGCAGCTCAAGGAAGAGGGCGTCCTGGTCAAGCCCGGCACGGTGAACTTCACCATGGCCATCAAGAACCGTGCCGTGGTCGACGGAATGAAGCAGACACCGTCCCAGGCGGGCTGA
- a CDS encoding response regulator transcription factor gives MSPAEGDREPQRILIVDDEPAVREALQRSLAFEGYDTEVAVDGADALEKSTVYQPDLVVLDIQMPRMDGLTAARRMRGAGTTTPILMLTARDTVGDRVTGLDAGADDYLVKPFELDELFARVRALLRRSSYAAAAVGAPADDALTFGDLRMDLATREVTRGGRPVELTRTEFTLLEMFLAHPRQVLTREQILKAVWGFDFEPSSNSLDVYVMYLRRKTEAGGEPRLVHTVRGVGYVLRSGGAE, from the coding sequence ATGAGCCCCGCCGAAGGCGACCGTGAACCCCAGCGCATCCTGATCGTCGACGACGAGCCGGCCGTGCGCGAAGCACTCCAGCGCAGCCTCGCCTTCGAGGGTTACGACACCGAGGTCGCCGTCGACGGCGCGGACGCCCTGGAGAAGTCCACGGTGTACCAGCCGGACCTGGTCGTCCTCGACATCCAGATGCCGCGGATGGACGGCCTGACCGCCGCCCGCCGGATGCGCGGCGCGGGCACCACGACGCCGATCCTCATGCTGACGGCCCGCGACACGGTCGGCGACCGCGTCACCGGCCTCGACGCCGGCGCCGACGACTATCTGGTCAAGCCCTTCGAACTCGACGAACTCTTCGCCCGCGTACGGGCGTTGCTGCGCCGCAGCTCCTACGCGGCCGCGGCCGTCGGCGCCCCCGCGGACGACGCGCTCACCTTCGGCGACCTGCGCATGGACCTCGCGACGCGCGAGGTCACGCGGGGTGGGCGGCCGGTCGAGCTGACCCGCACGGAGTTCACCCTGCTGGAGATGTTCCTCGCCCATCCGCGCCAGGTCCTCACCCGCGAGCAGATCCTGAAGGCGGTGTGGGGCTTCGACTTCGAGCCGTCCTCCAACTCCCTTGATGTGTACGTGATGTACCTGCGCAGGAAGACCGAGGCGGGCGGCGAGCCCCGTCTTGTGCACACGGTGCGGGGTGTGGGGTATGTCCTGCGGTCGGGTGGGGCGGAGTGA